CTACCCCTGAGCTATGTCGGCAAAATCTAAAAAAAAATCACAAGCCGCTTGTGTGGTTGTGATTTCTTTGAGCGGAAGACGAGGGTCGAACTCGCGACATTCAGCTTGGAAGGCTGACGCTCTACCAACTGAGCTACTTCCGCATAATGTGTAAAACACACTGTTGGCAAACGGTCTGCAAATGTAATAAAAAATCTTCATTACCTGCAAACAGTTTATAAAATGTGGGGAGAGTAGGATTCGAACCTACGAAGTCGTAAGACAGCAGAGTTACAGTCTGATCCATTTGGCCACTCTGGAATCTCCCCAAAATTTTACAAAAAAAACGAGCCTCCAGAGGGATTCGAACCCACGACCCCGAGATTACAAATCACGTGCTCTGGCCAACTGAGCTATGGAGGCAAATAGATTTCAAAAGATCTCTTCTCTTTTTGCGAGTGCAAATATAAGGGAGATTTTTTGAAATCTACAAATATTTTACAATAAAATTTTAACTTTTTTTCTACGCCAGTTCCTTTTTCTTGATTAGCAGCTTTTTAGCTACTTCCGCACACTGGTCTAAACTTTCTTCAAAAGTGGTGGTTGTTTTCTTAACTACGATGTCGTCCCCCGGAACGGCCAATATGATCTCGGCTGTTTTGTTTTCCTTATCAGATTTGTTTTCCACTTTCAGGAAGACTTTACACTCCACGATCTTGTCATAATAATTATCGAGCTTGCTGAGTTTTTTCTCAATATGTTCTTCAAGCGGTGCGTGAGGCGTCAATCCTATTGACTGTACTGAAATTTTCATAAATCTACATTTTTTATAGCCCGCGGATGGGCATTGTTAAACACTTTTTTTAACTGTTCGATATTCGCGCTGGTATAAACCTGGGTACTGGCCAGTGAGCTGTGCCCCATCAAAGTTTTTACTTTAGAAATTTCTGCCCCATGCTCTAACACGTGTGTCGCGAAGCTGTGTCGCAGCATGTGCGGGCTTTTTTTCTTCTTCGATGTTACAAGACTAAGATAGGCATTAACCGCAGAATACACAAACTTATCATTCAGTTTTGTACCCCGTGGCCCAATGAAAAAGTACTTTTCACTCTCTACCTTCGGCTTACGCACTTTCAAATATTCTTTGAAATCATCCGCCAGCTTGGCAGACATGGGGATGATGCGCTGTTTATTACCTTTCCCTATCACCTTCAGTTCAAGTTTATCCAGATCTACCGCTTCAAGAAGCAGGCCAGTCAGCTCGGCGCGCCGCATACCTGTTTGATAAAGTGTTTCAATAATCAGTTCTTTCAGAAAATCGTGCTTTTGTGGCCGAAACTCTTCCATCTGCAGGTTATTCATTTCATCAAAGGACAAAGGAATCTGCTTTTCAGGATAGAATTTCAGGGTCTGGATATGCTCTACAGGCGAAACTTGTATTTCACCCAGCTTCATCATGAAAAGGTAGAAACTACGCAGTGTAGAGAGTTTGCGATTGATCGAACGGCGGGCGATCTTTTTTTCACCAAGATGTGCCATGAAATTGCGCACAACCTTATAATCAGCCTTTAAAAGATCTTCATGGGCTTCGGTGACCAGTAGAAACTGCCGGAAATCCTCCAAATCTTTCCGATAACTGATGACCGTGTTGGCGGAATAGCGTTTTTCGGTGAGGATGTAATCTAAAAATTTTTCGAGCATGGTATAAAAACAAAAAATCACTTTCCAAATATAACTATCTGAAAAGTGATTGTCGTATTTTCTGAAGAAAATTTTTACTTATGCCTGCTCGTCGCGGCTAAGATTGCGCTGTTTGTGAGCTGCTTTCAGTTTTGCCTGTCTGTTGATAACCGACGGCTTGATGAACTGCTGACGGCTTCTTAAAGCACGTACCACACCAGTTTTATCAAATTTTCTTTTGTATTTCTTTAATGCTCTGTCGATAGCTTCGCCATCTTTTACGGGGATAATTAACATAGTTTACATCTCATTTTGGTTTGCAAAAGTAATATATTATTTCGATTTGACAAATTTTTTAGTATTTTTAAACTTAAATTCACATTCATGGTTCAGAAGAATTATCGGGTTATCAATGCCTCCGCAGGTTCCGGCAAAACGTACGCACTTGTGCTCAACCTTCTCATGATCTGCCTGCGGCATCCCTCGCAGCCTGATAAAATTAAAAACATCCTCGCACTTACCTTTACCAACAAGGCCGCCAATGAGATGAAACACCGTATCATCAGTTGGTTAAAAGAATTTTCGCTGCCCGGATATGAAAACAACCAGGAACTGAAAAACATTCAGCAAAAAATGTTAGCCCAAGGGCAGGAAGTATCCTTAAAAGTGCTGCACGAACGCTCGCGCAAAGTGTTGGATTATATCCTGCACAATTATTCCACCCTCAACATCGGTACAATTGATAAGTTTAACTCGCGGCTGGTACGCAGTTTCGCCTATGAACTTGGGCTGGCGCAAAATTTCAACCTCGAGATCAACGCGGAGCCTTATCTGGTGGAAGCGGTGGAAAAAATGCTGGAGGATATTGGCGAAGAAAATGAAGTCTCTGATGCCTTTATGGATTTTGTGACTTATAGCCTTGATAATAATGAACGCGTGAATATCAATAAAACCCTTTACTATTCTGCTAAGGAATTCGTGCAGGATAAACATTATTTCCGCCTCAGCCAGAATAAAGATTTCGACTGGAAGGTATATGATGACGCTAAAAGAAAACTTCGGGAAAACATCCGCAATCTGAAGGAAGAAAACATCAAGACCGCAGAAACCTGCCTGAAGCTCTTGGAAGAGAAAAACCTTGAAACCGGCGATTTCTCGGGTGGTTCTAAAAACAGTATCGCAAAGTTCTTCACAGAAGCCATACGCTTTTTCGGTAATGAACGGATAGATTTCCCATTCCCGAAAAACGAAGAAACCGCACTCACCACCTTTCAGAAAGGCTGTTCCTCAACCTCTAAAAACCGCCAAACCGAGATCCTCGAAATCCTTGATTTTCTGCTCGAAAGCCGCAGCAAAATCATCAGTAATTATATCGACAGCCAAAAACAAGAGAAAATCCTGCATGCCCTGCTGCCACTGAAGGTAAATAAAGACATACAGGATAAACTGGCCGAAATAGAAGATAAGAATGATATTGTACTGCTGAGCAAATTCAACATCCTGATCCATGAAAACCTGCGCGATGAGCCTTCATCATTCATTTATGAAAAAGTTGGCAGCCAGTTTTCGCATTATTTTTTCGATGAATTTCAGGATACATCCTTCCTTCAGTGGCAAAATTTCCTTCCGTTGCGCGATCATGCCGTATCTTCGGAAGAGATGAGCTTTACGCTTGTGGGTGATCCAAAACAGAGCATTTACCGTTTTCGGGGCGGGGATTCGCAACTGATGCTCGACATCATTAATCACCGTGAAAAATCTTTGGTATTGGCCGACCTCGAGAATCTGGGCGACAACTGGCGCAGCGCGAAAAACATTGTAGATTTCAACAACCGTTTATATCAGTTCCTGGCTTCTCACACGCAAGAGCAACACTGCGAACTTTTTGGGAAGGGCTCGCAACAGACTCCAAAATCCAAATCTGAAGGCCGTGTAAGAATAAACCTCATCGAAAACGCGGATAAAAACTCTTTTTATGAAGATATCGCCAGGAAAATGCAGGCAGATATACAGCAATGCGCCGACAACGGTTTCCGGTTTTCAGATATCACAATCCTGTGTCGGGGCAATTTCGATATCTTCAACTTTTCGCGGCTATTGGGTAACCTGAAAATCCAGTATCAGGGGAAAGAAGAGTTTATTAAGACCATTTCAGAATCTGGACTTACGCTGAATCTCTCTTCTACCCTATTGGCTTTAACTGAATTTCTACGATGGGAACAGAACCCAAAAAACAATCAGTTTGCCGTAAAAATGCTGTACTATTTAAATGATTTGGGCCGAATTAAAATCAACGACTTCAGTGCTGCCATGATGCAAATGCTTGCGCTGAGGCATAAACCGGCAATGCTGTCGTTCATAAAGGAACATTTCGGGCTGAATCTTTCGGCTGAATCCTTGTTGCAGCTCAATCTTTATAATTTCGTGGAGCATTACCTGCAAGAATTTGCGGTGGACGGCAAGGAAACTGATTTCCTCTTTAATTATCTGGAAATGCTGTATGCATTCAGCCAGAACTCTGGGGCTAACCTGAAAGAATTTCTGCGCTTTTGGGATGAGGAGGCACAAGATTTTACCATCCAAGCCTCTGATAATCTGGACGCTGTAAAGCTAATGACCATCCATAAAGCCAAAGGGCTGGAGTTTCCTGTGGTATTTCTACCGATGGAAAACTCACACAAAGACACCTCATTCAGCAATTGGTTTGAGGTACCCGATGGCGGTAGTCTCGCGTCTGTAAATGTAAAAGGTTTCACTAAAGGACTGGATGTCTATGACCCTGATATTGAGAAATTCAACAGTGAGAACGTATATCAAAACAAAATCGACCGTTTCTGTCTGCAATATGTCGCTACCACGCGCGCGGCCGAGCAACTGTTCCTGTATGTACAGCAAGGGAATAAAACCAGCAACAATCTTGAACTTTACGACTTTATCGCACCGCTGATTCCCCAAGATGAAAACGGAGAGGCAAGGGATTCTTTTGATATCTATGAAACATCACCGGAGATTTTAAAAAAGAAAAAACAGGAGCAGGCCGCTGACTGGGTTACAAAATCGGTCCCATTTAAAAACATTAAACCACCTTATAGAGATTCAATAAAAATTGCTACGCCATCAAAAAGCTACCAAAACCGTGTTGAGAAAGTGCGCACCGGGATCTTCACACACGAAATCCTGGCTAAAATAAATACGGCTGCTGATGTGGAAAAAACATTGGAGGCCTACATCCTAGAAGGCACCATCACGCAGGAAGAAAAACGTGATATCGCGGAAAGGATCTACAGCATTATGAACGATGAGAATTATGCTAAATATTTCACTCCGGGGCAAGTGGTACTCAATGAAAAGGACCTGATGATCTCAGCCGGTGGCGAATCCAAAATTTGCCGCCCCGACCGACTCATCGATACCGGGAACGGATACCTCATCATTGATTTTAAAACCGGTGAACCCCTGGAGAAACATCAGCAGCAGATCAATGAATACCGCAATATGCTGGAGCGTTTTGGGAAAAAGGTATTGGAGACGACTTTAATTTATATCTAAAAAAACCTGTTCCGGTGCAGGAACAGGTTTTTCTTATTTGTTTAGGTCATCATTTCTTTACGGCTGTAACCACTTGGGCTTCCTGTTTTGTGATATTATCAAAAATCTGTGTGAAAGCCGGATAATACTCTTTTGGGAACACCGAATCATCGATCTGGGTAATGGTTTCCACCGTAAGTGTATTGCCATTTTGTGTCACCAGATAAGTATATTGCAGTGCATTATCTTCTGTCCTGAATTTCTTAGACTTCGGTACATTTTCAAAGACATAGTTTTCGGGCAGTGTGATGGTAACTTTTTTTATACGGTCGTTGGCAGAATAAAACTCCAGTGGCGCCTTTCGCGCTTCTGCCTGCTTAAAATCGTGATTTTGGGTGTATAGAAACAGTAACGGATTGAAGACTAGCTTGCTGCCTATGACATCCACAAAAGTATCTGAGGTAAAATCGAAACTGGTTTCAAACTCATTATTATCCTGCAGGCCATGCTTCATGTTTGCGATGGCAAATTTGTAATCATCTTTATAAGATTTGGCAAACCGGTTGGCATCTTCGGTAAAACGTTCATTTACGACCATTGCATAGAGTTTGGTATCGCGATCGCGGAAGCTACCTTCGAAAGTGCCATCTTCTTTTAGTTTTGCATTCACGGTAAGGAACGTCTTGCTCACGTCCGGATATACGATATTAATTTGTTTGGCATCTTTTCTACCCATAATCAACCCATGGTAATTGAGGGCCTTGGGCGCTATCATGTTAATCTCGCTGTGTTTGTATGCCGCATCCAGAAGGTAAATATTATCCTTATCTATGAAGGAAGCGATTACATAATTCAACTGTGCGATAGAGGGATTATAAGCCAGCAAAAGCCCTTTATGTATCGTAGAAAGCACCACGGGATCTGCAGGGATATCGGCACTGCGCAGCAACATGACCAACAACAGGTTGATGTCGGCACTGTTACCGACTTTGGTAGAGATTAGGTTGCGGACTCCTTTGCCGGCCACCACGTCATCCTCCTTGTTCCAGGTATAGTTGTTCTGCACAAACTTCAGTACGGCCTGCGCCCGTTGCATTATCGGCAGTGTTTTAACCTCCGCCGGAAGCAGATTTTTCACCGCACTTTCCTTGCTGAGCTGTCCGCCGAAATCCTCATGTTCATACAACCGTTTCCGGACGTCTTCCCACGTAGTCGCGTAGGACTTAAATACGTTATTGATTAAGGTAGAATTAAGTTCCGCTTTGATGCCGGTTTTATAATTCTCGTTATTCATGACATACATCTCTTCCTTGTAAGCAGGTACATTCTCGTACGCGAAGCGGTAAGTCTGGTATTGCCCGCCATACAGATTACGCTCCTCCACCACACGTTGAAAGGGCGACAGGGACCCTTTATAATTAATGGTGTAACCTAAAGGTTTCGGCGCATCAAGTACATACTCTACATAACGCACCGGTATGTCTTCTTCAATTAAAATACGCGGTGTAGAACCCAAAAACGGCGTCATAATGGAATATGAGTATTCGATGACCGAACCGTTCTTCACATTAGCAAAAGCAAACTTCGTAATTTGGTAGTTCTTATCTTCTTTGGATTTATATTTTTCATCTTTAGCCACTTTTGTAGCCACGCTTTTTCCGTTTTCGAAATTAAATGTATTCGCTTTCAGGTTACTGAGTACCTCGCGCGAACCTAGACCGTCATCATAAATAGCAATCTCACGATCCAGATAATCAGAGGCGTTGTCTTTATTATAAATCTTGATGCGGTTTACGACATTGTGATACATGGTACCATCATAATCTATCCGGAAATGGATGGACCGGTATAAGACTTCCGCAGGCACATCCCCGAATTTCACAGATTTCTCGCTCTTAAGGTCTTCATCGGAAAGATTGGGGACGTTGAGGAATTTGTGCTGGGCATCTATATTTGCAAGCCAGAAAATGCTTACAAGAAGTAGAAATTTCTTCATCAGTGTTTGGTTATTAGGATTTTAGTGTTATCGCTGGCTGCTGTTTTCTTCCGGAACGCCAGATATTCCTTGAATCTTTCTTTCGGATATATCCCTTTATTGATGGTAAGTATTCGGTGAACACTCAGCTTTTTGTCTTTCAGTTCAAACTTGATGGTATAAGTACCAAAATCTGTGGTAATGGTGTTCGACGCGGGCAGTTCGTTAAAAGCATATCCTTCCGGAGCGGAAAATTCGATTTCGTAATCATCCTGAAACGGGAAACTGATCTCAAAAGGGTGCTGGCGCTCCTCGTTTTCCGAGAACAGCACCGCTTCGTAGTAAGGCATCACCGGAAAGAACAGATCGGCACCTAATTTCTTGGCAAAATTGTTGGCTTTCAGTTGAAGTCCGTAAGAAATATGTGCTTTGTCGCGGTCATTCTGAAGATTCTTTACCAGAAGCTGATCTATTTTTAACTGATAATAGCGGCTTTTTATCAGCTCTGTCAGTTCATCATTCTTAAGTGAAAACAGGCGCAGATTGGTATCATACTGTCCGCCAGAGAACTGAAAAGTGGCTTCAGAATTCATTCCACCGTCTTCAAGCAGCGTGATACGCGCGACGAGTTTCTCTTTGCTTTGCTCTGGTTTATACACCGGTGTATCCACAATCTGTATCCCATCATCTTTTACCGCAAGCACATTACGGTGATGCGAGGTGAAACTAAGGTGGTTGAAAGCGTGTTTCTGCGAGGTATTCTCCAGCCAGATGTTTCCTTCCTCCGTAGGTACCATTAAGATAGCATGATTACCTGAAAGTCTTGGGAAATCTTTATCGAATAACTCCACCGAC
This DNA window, taken from Chryseobacterium sp. 6424, encodes the following:
- a CDS encoding HPF/RaiA family ribosome-associated protein → MKISVQSIGLTPHAPLEEHIEKKLSKLDNYYDKIVECKVFLKVENKSDKENKTAEIILAVPGDDIVVKKTTTTFEESLDQCAEVAKKLLIKKKELA
- a CDS encoding tyrosine-type recombinase/integrase, which codes for MLEKFLDYILTEKRYSANTVISYRKDLEDFRQFLLVTEAHEDLLKADYKVVRNFMAHLGEKKIARRSINRKLSTLRSFYLFMMKLGEIQVSPVEHIQTLKFYPEKQIPLSFDEMNNLQMEEFRPQKHDFLKELIIETLYQTGMRRAELTGLLLEAVDLDKLELKVIGKGNKQRIIPMSAKLADDFKEYLKVRKPKVESEKYFFIGPRGTKLNDKFVYSAVNAYLSLVTSKKKKSPHMLRHSFATHVLEHGAEISKVKTLMGHSSLASTQVYTSANIEQLKKVFNNAHPRAIKNVDL
- the rpsU gene encoding 30S ribosomal protein S21 codes for the protein MLIIPVKDGEAIDRALKKYKRKFDKTGVVRALRSRQQFIKPSVINRQAKLKAAHKQRNLSRDEQA
- a CDS encoding UvrD-helicase domain-containing protein → MVQKNYRVINASAGSGKTYALVLNLLMICLRHPSQPDKIKNILALTFTNKAANEMKHRIISWLKEFSLPGYENNQELKNIQQKMLAQGQEVSLKVLHERSRKVLDYILHNYSTLNIGTIDKFNSRLVRSFAYELGLAQNFNLEINAEPYLVEAVEKMLEDIGEENEVSDAFMDFVTYSLDNNERVNINKTLYYSAKEFVQDKHYFRLSQNKDFDWKVYDDAKRKLRENIRNLKEENIKTAETCLKLLEEKNLETGDFSGGSKNSIAKFFTEAIRFFGNERIDFPFPKNEETALTTFQKGCSSTSKNRQTEILEILDFLLESRSKIISNYIDSQKQEKILHALLPLKVNKDIQDKLAEIEDKNDIVLLSKFNILIHENLRDEPSSFIYEKVGSQFSHYFFDEFQDTSFLQWQNFLPLRDHAVSSEEMSFTLVGDPKQSIYRFRGGDSQLMLDIINHREKSLVLADLENLGDNWRSAKNIVDFNNRLYQFLASHTQEQHCELFGKGSQQTPKSKSEGRVRINLIENADKNSFYEDIARKMQADIQQCADNGFRFSDITILCRGNFDIFNFSRLLGNLKIQYQGKEEFIKTISESGLTLNLSSTLLALTEFLRWEQNPKNNQFAVKMLYYLNDLGRIKINDFSAAMMQMLALRHKPAMLSFIKEHFGLNLSAESLLQLNLYNFVEHYLQEFAVDGKETDFLFNYLEMLYAFSQNSGANLKEFLRFWDEEAQDFTIQASDNLDAVKLMTIHKAKGLEFPVVFLPMENSHKDTSFSNWFEVPDGGSLASVNVKGFTKGLDVYDPDIEKFNSENVYQNKIDRFCLQYVATTRAAEQLFLYVQQGNKTSNNLELYDFIAPLIPQDENGEARDSFDIYETSPEILKKKKQEQAADWVTKSVPFKNIKPPYRDSIKIATPSKSYQNRVEKVRTGIFTHEILAKINTAADVEKTLEAYILEGTITQEEKRDIAERIYSIMNDENYAKYFTPGQVVLNEKDLMISAGGESKICRPDRLIDTGNGYLIIDFKTGEPLEKHQQQINEYRNMLERFGKKVLETTLIYI
- a CDS encoding DUF3857 domain-containing protein, whose product is MKKFLLLVSIFWLANIDAQHKFLNVPNLSDEDLKSEKSVKFGDVPAEVLYRSIHFRIDYDGTMYHNVVNRIKIYNKDNASDYLDREIAIYDDGLGSREVLSNLKANTFNFENGKSVATKVAKDEKYKSKEDKNYQITKFAFANVKNGSVIEYSYSIMTPFLGSTPRILIEEDIPVRYVEYVLDAPKPLGYTINYKGSLSPFQRVVEERNLYGGQYQTYRFAYENVPAYKEEMYVMNNENYKTGIKAELNSTLINNVFKSYATTWEDVRKRLYEHEDFGGQLSKESAVKNLLPAEVKTLPIMQRAQAVLKFVQNNYTWNKEDDVVAGKGVRNLISTKVGNSADINLLLVMLLRSADIPADPVVLSTIHKGLLLAYNPSIAQLNYVIASFIDKDNIYLLDAAYKHSEINMIAPKALNYHGLIMGRKDAKQINIVYPDVSKTFLTVNAKLKEDGTFEGSFRDRDTKLYAMVVNERFTEDANRFAKSYKDDYKFAIANMKHGLQDNNEFETSFDFTSDTFVDVIGSKLVFNPLLFLYTQNHDFKQAEARKAPLEFYSANDRIKKVTITLPENYVFENVPKSKKFRTEDNALQYTYLVTQNGNTLTVETITQIDDSVFPKEYYPAFTQIFDNITKQEAQVVTAVKK